A stretch of Mustela nigripes isolate SB6536 chromosome 6, MUSNIG.SB6536, whole genome shotgun sequence DNA encodes these proteins:
- the AMN1 gene encoding protein AMN1 homolog isoform X2, which yields MKNISRYITDIKPLPPNIKDRLIKIMSIQGQITDSNISEILHPEVQTLDLRSCDISDTALLHLCNCRKLKKLNLSSSKENRISITSKGIKAVASSCSYLHEASLKRCCNLTDEGVLALALNCRLLKIIDLGGCLGITDVSLHALGENCPFLQCVDFSATQVSDDGVIALVNGSCAKKLEEIHMGHCVNLTDEAVEAVLTCCPQIRILLFHGCPLITDHSREVLEQLVGPNKLKQVTWTVY from the exons ATGAAGAACATTTCCAGATATATCACAgacattaagcctctgcctccaaaCATAAAAGATAGACTGATTAAAATAATGAGTATCCAGGGGCAGATAACAGATTCAAATATAAGTGAG attttacaCCCTGAAGTCCAAACTCTAGATTTGCGAAGCTGTGATATTTCAGATACTGCTCTCCTGCACCTGTGTAACtgcagaaaactaaagaaattaaatttaagttcctcaaaagaaaacaggatttcCATAACTTCAAAAG GAATAAAAGCTGTGGCTTCCTCTTGTTCATACCTGCATGaggcttctttgaaaagatgctGCAATCTCACTGATGAAGGAGTCCTTGCTCTTGCACTCAACTGCCGGCTGCTAAAGATCATTGATTTAGGTGGCTGTTTAGGTATTACTGATGTGTCCTTACATGCATTAGGAGAAAACTGCCCGTTTTTGCAGTGTGTTGATTTTTCAGCTACTCAg GTATCTGATGATGGTGTGATTGCACTTGTTAACGGATCTTGTGCCAAGAAATTAGAG gagatTCATATGGGACACTGTGTGAATCTGACTGATGAGGCTGTAGAAGCTGTCCTCACTTGCTGTCCTCAGATACGTATATTACTCTTCCACGGATGCCCCCTAATAACAG